One genomic segment of Halomarina pelagica includes these proteins:
- a CDS encoding HVO_2922 family protein, whose amino-acid sequence MSTNSTFEVFRDAAGEWRWRLVASNGNVIADSGEGYRSKQGVERGIESVKRTAAEAPVEIVDED is encoded by the coding sequence ATGTCGACTAATTCGACGTTCGAGGTATTTCGAGATGCTGCGGGCGAGTGGCGGTGGCGTCTCGTCGCCTCCAACGGGAACGTGATCGCGGACAGCGGCGAGGGATACCGATCGAAACAGGGGGTCGAGCGGGGGATCGAGAGCGTCAAGCGGACCGCGGCCGAGGCACCGGTGGAGATCGTGGACGAGGACTGA
- a CDS encoding APC family permease, producing the protein MAIDTGERRLVRQLGWVHGVTIMAGMMIGAGIFVVTGTAAGIMGPAVPLGFLAVVPLIIATALIYSIYMSGPLGEHAGGAYVHISRTWNSLFAGYIVMWMKWIAYAGSIAAIGLDLGAVLHSFEVLSGLSAQTWTLAAITLLFAINLLGVDIYGNAQALLTIPLVGILLLLVVPGLFVVDGGNFTPLFPQELYGGGYVDPVLAGVAVLLFSYVGFEALAQAGEEMKAPQQTLPKLFVYTSLGVGILYMLVTFVVIGVVGWQAAASAEAPLTAAARAYFPAGTATIVAFASVLAYVTTMNTCYLVPSRLLYAFGKDNVVPSTLAHVNDRFRTPDVSLLITYVVSVVFVLTATFQFAILITLASVTLVYLTHSLSGMVLPWLRPELYERSQFRLSPVACAIVGGVSAVTMAVLGWQTLSVNGIAPAVGMVLRGNVVDGLTSNPALMLFVWGLAGAAIFFGHRAYLRATGTEIEDERSMRRLYDSAE; encoded by the coding sequence ATGGCAATCGATACCGGGGAACGTCGGCTGGTTCGTCAACTCGGCTGGGTACACGGCGTCACGATCATGGCGGGCATGATGATCGGTGCCGGCATCTTCGTCGTCACCGGTACGGCGGCCGGCATCATGGGGCCTGCGGTGCCGCTCGGGTTCCTGGCCGTCGTCCCGCTGATCATCGCGACCGCGCTCATCTACTCGATCTACATGAGCGGACCGTTGGGCGAGCACGCGGGCGGCGCGTACGTCCACATCTCGCGGACGTGGAACTCCCTGTTCGCCGGCTACATCGTGATGTGGATGAAGTGGATCGCGTACGCCGGTTCCATCGCCGCCATCGGCCTCGACCTGGGTGCTGTCCTGCACTCGTTCGAGGTCCTCTCCGGTCTCTCGGCGCAGACGTGGACGCTCGCGGCGATCACCCTGCTCTTCGCGATCAACCTGCTCGGCGTCGACATCTACGGGAACGCACAGGCCCTGTTGACGATCCCTCTCGTCGGCATCCTCCTCCTCCTGGTCGTCCCCGGTCTGTTCGTCGTTGACGGCGGGAACTTCACCCCGCTGTTCCCGCAGGAACTCTACGGCGGCGGCTACGTCGATCCGGTGCTGGCCGGCGTCGCGGTGTTGCTGTTCTCGTACGTCGGGTTCGAGGCGCTGGCACAGGCCGGTGAAGAGATGAAAGCTCCCCAGCAAACGCTCCCGAAGTTGTTCGTGTACACCTCACTCGGCGTCGGGATCCTCTACATGCTCGTCACGTTCGTCGTGATCGGCGTCGTCGGCTGGCAGGCCGCGGCCTCCGCCGAAGCTCCGCTGACGGCGGCCGCCCGGGCGTACTTCCCGGCCGGCACGGCCACGATCGTCGCGTTCGCCAGCGTTCTGGCGTACGTGACGACGATGAACACGTGCTATCTCGTACCGAGCCGCCTGCTCTACGCCTTCGGGAAGGACAACGTCGTTCCGAGCACGCTCGCCCACGTCAACGACCGGTTCCGCACGCCGGACGTCTCGCTGCTCATCACTTACGTCGTCAGCGTCGTGTTCGTGCTGACGGCCACGTTCCAGTTCGCGATACTGATCACCCTGGCGTCGGTGACGCTCGTCTACCTCACCCACTCGCTCTCCGGGATGGTGCTGCCGTGGCTTCGCCCCGAACTGTACGAGCGGTCACAGTTCCGGCTGTCGCCGGTGGCGTGCGCCATCGTCGGCGGCGTGAGCGCCGTCACGATGGCCGTACTCGGGTGGCAAACGCTCTCGGTGAACGGGATCGCGCCGGCGGTCGGGATGGTCCTGCGTGGAAACGTCGTCGACGGTCTCACGTCGAATCCGGCGCTCATGCTCTTCGTGTGGGGTCTCGCTGGCGCGGCAATCTTCTTCGGTCACCGAGCGTACCTCCGCGCGACGGGTACCGAGATCGAAGACGAACGGTCCATGCGACGGCTCTACGACTCCGCTGAGTGA
- a CDS encoding RtcB family protein yields MTIELAGAYTNARVLVDDESLVEENCLAQIQELIDHPAFTEPVRVMPDTHWGAGAPIGFTMPLPDRVVPNVVGVDVGCGMAAANLGDELPLSDGDRERRVREAVPMGRSVHDYDSAVHLVDEFPFERANETFERFDDAFESRHGEPIDPVEFEFDGYDGAYFTRLCRRVLAGQRQGIGHVIASAGTLGGGNHFVEFARARASGEYWLVVHSGSRYLGKAVAEHWQSRATDYRSADRIRDAIPPALDRYVKFDLETVSDVDLFQWVTGGKGESHVRKERVREEFDGDEIESVFRRLSNLEPDRGTRNTDLDWLEGREAHGYYVDMLFAQQYARWNRTLMIDAICDALDVTPVERFQSIHNYIDFRDLTVRKGATPAREGQRLVVPFNMADGSVLATGKGNDDYHRTAPHGAGRAMGRRDAHENLSLDAFEASMEGVYSESVVEEVLDEAPMAYKPADRIAAALEPTAEVDDRLDAVHNLKALD; encoded by the coding sequence ATGACGATCGAATTGGCTGGCGCGTACACGAACGCCCGTGTCCTGGTAGACGACGAGTCGCTCGTCGAGGAGAACTGTCTCGCGCAGATTCAGGAACTCATCGACCACCCGGCGTTCACCGAGCCCGTTCGGGTGATGCCGGACACGCACTGGGGGGCGGGCGCACCGATCGGTTTCACGATGCCGCTCCCCGATCGCGTCGTTCCGAACGTCGTCGGCGTGGACGTCGGGTGTGGCATGGCCGCGGCGAACCTCGGGGACGAACTCCCGCTCTCCGACGGCGACCGCGAACGCCGGGTCCGGGAGGCGGTCCCGATGGGGCGTTCGGTCCACGACTACGACAGTGCGGTCCACCTCGTCGACGAATTCCCGTTCGAGCGCGCGAACGAGACGTTCGAACGGTTCGACGACGCGTTCGAATCTCGGCACGGTGAGCCGATCGACCCCGTCGAGTTCGAGTTCGACGGGTACGACGGTGCGTACTTCACGCGACTCTGCCGGCGCGTCCTCGCGGGCCAGCGTCAGGGTATCGGTCACGTCATCGCGAGCGCCGGGACGCTGGGAGGCGGGAACCACTTCGTCGAGTTCGCGAGGGCTCGAGCGTCGGGCGAGTACTGGCTCGTCGTCCACAGCGGGTCGCGCTACCTCGGGAAGGCCGTCGCGGAGCACTGGCAATCGAGGGCGACCGACTACCGAAGCGCCGATCGGATTCGAGACGCCATTCCCCCGGCGTTGGATCGGTACGTCAAGTTCGACCTCGAGACCGTGAGCGACGTCGATCTCTTCCAGTGGGTCACCGGCGGCAAGGGTGAATCCCACGTCCGGAAGGAACGTGTCCGCGAGGAGTTCGACGGCGACGAGATCGAGAGCGTGTTCCGGCGGCTCTCGAATCTCGAACCGGATCGCGGGACTCGGAATACCGACCTCGACTGGCTCGAGGGGCGCGAGGCCCACGGCTACTACGTCGACATGCTGTTCGCCCAGCAGTACGCCCGGTGGAACCGGACGCTGATGATCGACGCGATCTGCGACGCGCTCGACGTCACGCCCGTCGAACGGTTCCAGTCGATCCACAACTACATCGACTTCCGCGACCTCACCGTCCGGAAGGGCGCGACGCCGGCGCGCGAGGGGCAACGGCTCGTCGTGCCGTTCAACATGGCCGACGGGTCGGTACTCGCCACCGGGAAGGGCAACGACGACTATCACCGGACCGCGCCGCACGGTGCGGGTCGCGCCATGGGTCGGCGAGACGCGCACGAGAACCTCTCGCTCGACGCGTTCGAGGCGTCGATGGAGGGAGTGTACTCGGAGTCGGTCGTTGAGGAGGTGCTCGACGAGGCTCCGATGGCGTACAAACCCGCCGACCGGATCGCCGCCGCGCTCGAACCGACGGCCGAGGTCGACGATCGCCTGGACGCCGTTCACAACCTGAAGGCGCTCGACTGA
- a CDS encoding M3 family oligoendopeptidase, whose product MSLPPRDEIDPKHRFDLTRIFATPDDWTTARETLDDRLDRLRSLADEPPTRPDELRALLDLTEECYRRKQRLGLYARLAANVNTSSAAAATRERDFRELEAAFEPVAAAVRRRLGALDAAAFDDLLASLDGDRYYARNLRAQAARTREPAVEEAIAAHAEARSAPTRVLRAVTTEDVDPPTVERPDGERVDVRVGDYVTELSHPDRGYRRAVYEAYHGEMERFEATLTRAVAEKLSAAATEADLRGYDSIRDRDLRGAYPDAGLEPAVPEAVHDTLVDGVRDALGPYHRAQRSRRERLGLDALRPWDRRVPTADAPAPTLDYGDATGLILESLDPLGEEYVDRTREFLAERRVDVFPTRDKRTDIPAYCPSSAADGAFVLANFREDVRTTFYVAHELGHALDVAYRREGPTRYATAPTAVCEVPSILHELLLAERCLDAGGALASHARDRLVECLAGNLYRNARSAAFKHALATTVEAGEELSPTVAREAYADLLAEFDPIVEYEDGDRGGREWLGMGMRLPYSSYQYVLGATGALVVRDRLREGSLSPADYRRFLRTAGRTPPVASFESLGIDVRSATPYERAAAAFDGYLDRAGRVRE is encoded by the coding sequence ATGAGTCTACCGCCGCGAGACGAGATCGACCCGAAGCACCGATTCGACCTGACCCGCATCTTCGCGACGCCCGACGACTGGACGACCGCACGCGAAACCCTCGACGATCGACTCGACCGCCTGCGATCGCTGGCCGACGAACCGCCTACGCGACCGGACGAACTCCGCGCGCTGCTCGATCTGACCGAGGAGTGCTACCGGCGAAAGCAACGGCTCGGCCTGTACGCCAGGCTCGCCGCGAACGTAAACACGTCCTCGGCGGCGGCGGCGACCCGCGAACGCGACTTCCGCGAACTCGAGGCCGCGTTCGAACCGGTCGCCGCCGCGGTCCGCCGCCGACTCGGCGCGCTCGACGCCGCCGCGTTCGACGACCTGCTCGCGTCTCTCGACGGCGACCGCTACTACGCCCGGAACCTCCGCGCGCAGGCTGCCCGGACGCGCGAGCCGGCCGTCGAGGAGGCGATCGCGGCGCACGCGGAGGCCCGGAGCGCACCGACCCGCGTGCTACGGGCCGTCACGACGGAGGACGTCGACCCCCCGACCGTCGAGCGACCGGACGGCGAGCGGGTCGACGTCCGCGTCGGCGACTACGTGACGGAACTCTCCCACCCGGACCGCGGCTATCGACGGGCCGTCTACGAGGCGTACCACGGTGAGATGGAGCGATTCGAGGCGACGCTGACGCGGGCGGTGGCGGAGAAGCTCTCGGCCGCGGCCACCGAAGCCGATCTCCGCGGCTACGACTCGATCCGCGACCGCGACCTCCGGGGGGCGTATCCCGACGCCGGGCTGGAGCCGGCGGTCCCCGAGGCAGTCCACGACACGCTCGTCGACGGGGTTCGGGACGCTCTCGGTCCGTATCACCGGGCGCAGCGATCGCGCCGGGAGCGGCTGGGCCTCGACGCGCTCCGCCCGTGGGACCGCCGCGTCCCCACCGCCGACGCTCCCGCTCCGACCCTCGACTACGGGGACGCGACCGGCCTGATCCTCGAGTCGCTCGACCCGCTCGGCGAGGAGTACGTCGACCGCACACGCGAGTTCCTCGCCGAACGGCGGGTCGACGTCTTCCCGACGCGGGACAAGCGGACGGACATCCCGGCGTACTGTCCCTCCTCGGCGGCGGACGGCGCGTTCGTGCTCGCCAACTTCCGCGAGGACGTGCGGACGACCTTCTACGTCGCCCACGAACTCGGGCACGCGCTCGACGTCGCCTACCGTCGGGAGGGACCGACCCGGTACGCGACGGCCCCGACGGCGGTGTGCGAGGTCCCGTCGATCCTCCACGAACTCCTGCTCGCCGAGCGGTGTCTCGACGCGGGCGGCGCGCTCGCGTCGCACGCCCGTGACCGACTGGTCGAGTGTCTCGCCGGGAACCTCTACCGGAACGCGCGCAGCGCCGCGTTCAAGCACGCGCTCGCGACGACCGTCGAGGCGGGCGAGGAACTCTCCCCGACGGTCGCCCGGGAAGCGTACGCCGACCTCCTCGCGGAGTTCGACCCGATCGTCGAGTACGAGGACGGAGACCGCGGCGGACGCGAGTGGCTCGGCATGGGGATGCGTCTCCCCTACAGCAGCTACCAGTACGTCCTCGGTGCGACCGGCGCGCTCGTCGTCCGCGATCGACTTCGCGAGGGAAGCCTCTCCCCCGCCGACTATCGTCGGTTCCTCCGCACCGCGGGGCGAACGCCACCGGTGGCGTCGTTCGAGTCGCTCGGGATCGACGTGCGGTCGGCCACCCCGTACGAGCGCGCGGCCGCCGCGTTCGACGGCTATCTCGATCGAGCAGGCCGCGTACGCGAGTAA
- a CDS encoding ABC transporter substrate-binding protein yields MGLAGCSSDGGGNESDDGGNDADQDLQSAGGLMSSEAKLLEQPPDPIPEGGTFTVGLTTQPKGLNTLATSSSYSFAILDFVNEFGTALVPETYEVKPSVYTKWTAKNTTGKNAKPDVFFNVREGLTWSDGKKLTVDDVVFTYNFMMEQKPGRYISTVRPIESVEKASGSEWDVHMKLERPIGTYQINQLQLPILPKHVWSNVGDYQTYSPTKHGGPIGLGPGKVTTYNPSTAVEITFRDDYELSSLPWIEQNDFLIAGGPFLDSLRFKVYGSQSARRQAFFRGEIDAMYLGLQKKTQSTVKKVEKNERLTMVTGPDSGYSHHSYNLRRTPLDDATFRQVLGFAFDDYYWITNLQRGYAIEGDFVMPPGYAKVRPESGSDASLLKADATQAFSYRSKGEQSAEPDIEGMRTFLKEGKVIDGTAGTYAGVEYPGSITGVEASQTEAKHDYTFGPVESSVLQNADTDEELRVNGKTITQHLGRPMKMYIDPPKESPQEAEMFKRYVRVLKRIGIPVQTQVLEFNTQLTKVYGKEDFDIFTMGWNSLSPLGVSSLYNLMHSDNADDHSKTDTGKKKNTSTLLNNPMGYGLPDNAGADDLISQARTTMDDEKRNELVRKAVEKLYLDFPTMVTDYDNILFPVDGKKYGGFITGITDPGAYNFAQEMKQVYRKQG; encoded by the coding sequence ATGGGTCTCGCCGGCTGTTCCAGCGACGGCGGCGGGAACGAGAGCGACGACGGGGGGAACGACGCGGACCAGGACCTCCAGAGCGCCGGCGGGCTCATGTCGAGCGAGGCGAAACTGCTCGAACAACCCCCGGACCCGATACCCGAGGGCGGCACGTTCACCGTCGGCCTTACCACGCAGCCGAAGGGGTTGAACACGCTCGCCACCTCGTCGTCGTACTCGTTCGCGATCCTCGACTTCGTCAACGAGTTCGGGACGGCCCTCGTCCCCGAGACCTACGAGGTGAAGCCGAGCGTCTACACGAAGTGGACGGCGAAGAACACCACCGGGAAGAACGCGAAGCCCGACGTCTTCTTCAACGTTCGAGAGGGGTTGACGTGGAGCGACGGGAAGAAACTGACCGTCGACGACGTCGTCTTTACGTACAACTTCATGATGGAGCAGAAGCCCGGCCGGTACATCTCGACCGTCAGGCCGATCGAGTCGGTCGAGAAGGCCTCGGGGAGCGAGTGGGACGTCCACATGAAGCTCGAGCGCCCGATCGGGACCTACCAGATCAACCAGTTACAGCTACCGATCCTGCCGAAGCACGTCTGGAGCAACGTCGGGGACTACCAGACCTACAGCCCGACCAAGCACGGCGGACCGATCGGGCTCGGCCCGGGGAAGGTCACGACGTACAACCCGAGCACCGCGGTCGAGATCACGTTCCGGGACGACTACGAACTCAGTAGCCTCCCGTGGATCGAGCAGAACGACTTCCTCATCGCGGGCGGTCCGTTCCTCGACTCGCTCCGGTTCAAGGTGTACGGCAGCCAGTCGGCCCGACGGCAGGCGTTCTTCCGGGGCGAGATCGACGCCATGTACCTCGGGTTGCAGAAGAAGACGCAGTCGACCGTGAAGAAGGTCGAGAAGAACGAGCGGCTCACGATGGTCACGGGGCCCGACTCGGGGTACAGCCACCACTCGTACAACCTCCGACGGACGCCGCTCGACGACGCGACCTTCCGACAGGTGCTCGGGTTCGCCTTCGACGACTACTACTGGATAACGAACCTCCAGCGCGGCTACGCCATCGAGGGCGACTTCGTCATGCCCCCGGGCTACGCGAAGGTACGCCCGGAGTCGGGGAGCGACGCGTCGCTCCTCAAGGCGGACGCCACGCAGGCGTTCAGCTACCGCTCGAAGGGGGAGCAGTCCGCGGAGCCGGACATCGAAGGGATGCGGACGTTCCTGAAGGAGGGAAAGGTCATCGACGGCACCGCCGGCACCTACGCCGGCGTCGAGTACCCCGGCAGCATCACGGGCGTCGAGGCGTCCCAGACGGAGGCAAAGCACGACTACACGTTCGGGCCGGTCGAGTCGAGCGTCCTCCAGAACGCGGACACCGACGAGGAACTCCGGGTCAACGGCAAGACGATCACGCAGCACCTGGGCCGTCCGATGAAGATGTACATCGACCCGCCGAAGGAGTCGCCCCAGGAGGCGGAGATGTTCAAGCGGTACGTGCGCGTGCTGAAGCGGATCGGCATCCCGGTCCAGACGCAGGTGCTCGAGTTCAACACCCAACTGACGAAGGTCTACGGAAAGGAGGACTTCGACATCTTCACGATGGGATGGAACAGCCTCTCGCCGCTCGGCGTCAGTTCGCTGTACAACCTCATGCACAGCGACAACGCCGACGACCACTCGAAGACGGACACCGGCAAGAAGAAGAACACGAGCACGCTGCTCAACAACCCGATGGGCTACGGACTGCCCGACAACGCCGGTGCCGACGACCTCATCTCGCAGGCCCGCACGACCATGGACGACGAGAAACGGAACGAGCTGGTCAGGAAGGCCGTCGAGAAGCTCTACCTCGACTTCCCCACGATGGTCACCGACTACGACAACATCCTGTTCCCGGTCGACGGGAAGAAGTACGGCGGGTTCATCACCGGCATCACCGACCCCGGAGCGTACAACTTCGCCCAGGAGATGAAACAGGTGTACCGGAAGCAGGGATAG
- a CDS encoding ABC transporter permease has protein sequence MSRISARYLAKRLVVSYLTLLVIMTLLFVLVRSMPGSFVSSMVSPQTTPEQIMALKERWGLNDPLWQQYVRFMVNYQTGSFGRSTTFNEPVWNLIARRMPRTLILFGAAFVVAYTVGPLVGMYLGWWRGTTRDKAVFGTSLFVYSIPSFWIAWLLIWLFNYELGWLPSSYMVTQFQTFDWTPVTVMADVLKHIALPLFSVAVVGWVGAMLIMRPSMNNVVDEEYVFLARAKGLSERTVMIKHAARNALIPVTTGAVIALAFLIDGAVIIENVFSWPGMGQLIVKSVLARDYPVTQAAFFMLAILVVGARLITDILYTYLDPRIKFGEKR, from the coding sequence ATGAGCCGGATCAGCGCCCGCTACCTCGCGAAGCGACTCGTCGTGTCGTACCTGACCCTCCTGGTCATCATGACGCTGCTGTTCGTCCTCGTGCGGAGCATGCCGGGGTCGTTCGTCTCGAGCATGGTCTCGCCGCAGACGACGCCGGAACAGATCATGGCCCTCAAGGAGCGGTGGGGGCTCAACGACCCGCTCTGGCAGCAGTACGTCCGGTTCATGGTCAACTACCAGACCGGGAGCTTCGGCCGGTCGACGACGTTCAACGAACCGGTCTGGAACCTGATCGCCCGGCGGATGCCACGGACGCTGATCCTCTTCGGTGCCGCGTTCGTCGTCGCCTACACCGTCGGGCCGCTGGTCGGGATGTACCTCGGGTGGTGGCGCGGCACCACTCGGGACAAGGCCGTCTTCGGTACGAGCCTGTTCGTCTACTCGATCCCGTCGTTCTGGATCGCGTGGTTGCTGATCTGGCTGTTCAACTACGAACTCGGATGGCTCCCGAGTTCGTACATGGTGACGCAGTTCCAGACGTTCGACTGGACGCCGGTCACGGTCATGGCGGACGTGCTGAAACACATCGCCCTGCCGCTGTTCAGCGTCGCGGTCGTGGGCTGGGTCGGCGCGATGCTCATCATGCGGCCGTCGATGAACAACGTCGTCGACGAGGAGTACGTGTTCCTCGCTCGCGCGAAGGGGCTGAGCGAGCGGACCGTCATGATAAAGCACGCCGCCCGGAACGCGCTCATCCCGGTCACGACCGGCGCGGTCATCGCGCTCGCGTTCCTGATCGACGGCGCGGTGATCATCGAGAACGTGTTCTCGTGGCCGGGGATGGGTCAGCTCATCGTCAAGTCCGTGCTCGCCCGCGACTACCCGGTGACCCAGGCGGCGTTCTTCATGCTGGCGATACTCGTAGTCGGCGCGCGGCTGATAACCGACATTCTGTACACGTACCTCGATCCGCGGATCAAATTCGGGGAGAAACGATAA
- a CDS encoding ABC transporter permease, with amino-acid sequence MATERETTRFESVRSRWRPRIERFRRGWDRYTEHWMGLAGLFILAVYCLWALFPSVFAPHSPDWAAYVGTSGRMTPEQIATLPHPPAFGDPFFAPLGTNSTGQGILTLLVYSARNALYIGFAAGILSSLVGVPLGLISGYYGDTWIDEAIQRVVDVMYGLPFLPFLIVLVALRGITTTNIILGIAITSWLNNCIVIRGETLSLKERAYVESAVVSGASDLRVVFRHILPNVWPLAFVFLAQDAAYAILTQAALAYLGLADFTSNSWGIMLLNVRKAGQIFSAWWWLIPPGLAIAFVAAAFYFIGFSMEDVTNPQREP; translated from the coding sequence ATGGCGACTGAACGCGAGACGACACGGTTCGAATCGGTACGGAGTCGGTGGCGGCCGCGCATCGAGCGGTTCCGCCGCGGCTGGGATCGCTACACTGAACACTGGATGGGCCTCGCGGGGCTGTTCATCCTCGCCGTCTACTGCCTCTGGGCGCTGTTCCCGAGCGTGTTCGCGCCGCACTCGCCCGACTGGGCGGCCTACGTCGGGACGAGCGGCCGGATGACGCCGGAACAGATCGCGACGTTGCCGCACCCGCCGGCGTTCGGCGATCCGTTCTTCGCGCCGCTCGGGACGAACTCGACCGGCCAGGGCATCCTCACGCTCCTCGTCTACTCGGCGCGAAACGCCCTCTACATCGGGTTCGCCGCGGGCATCCTGTCGAGTCTGGTGGGCGTCCCGCTGGGGTTGATCAGCGGGTACTACGGCGACACCTGGATCGACGAGGCGATCCAGCGGGTCGTCGACGTGATGTACGGCCTGCCGTTCCTGCCGTTTCTGATCGTCCTCGTGGCGCTCCGCGGGATCACGACGACGAACATCATCCTCGGGATCGCCATCACGTCCTGGCTCAACAACTGCATCGTGATCCGGGGGGAGACCCTCTCGCTCAAGGAGCGCGCCTACGTCGAATCGGCCGTCGTCTCGGGCGCGAGCGACCTCCGGGTGGTGTTCCGACACATCCTGCCGAACGTGTGGCCGCTCGCGTTCGTCTTCCTCGCGCAGGACGCCGCCTACGCGATCCTCACGCAGGCGGCCCTCGCGTACCTCGGGTTGGCGGACTTCACCAGCAACTCCTGGGGCATCATGCTCCTGAACGTCAGAAAGGCCGGTCAGATCTTCTCGGCGTGGTGGTGGCTCATCCCGCCGGGGCTCGCGATCGCCTTCGTCGCGGCGGCGTTCTACTTCATCGGCTTCTCCATGGAAGACGTGACCAATCCGCAACGAGAACCATGA
- a CDS encoding ABC transporter ATP-binding protein produces the protein MTLLDVHDLDVRYDTGEGTVHAVDGVSFSVDHGETFGLVGESGSGKTTLGMAILQLLDRNGRIASGEVWFDAVPPAWEGPDGSPRPEVVEDDRYPVREDGMVNLAALSDELMRDLRWRNVALVPQSAMNALNPVYRVGDQITEAIHRHEPGTSQSAADERARDLLERVGIDPDRADDYAHQYSGGMKQRAVIAMAIACDPDLLIADEPTTGLDVIVQDRLLDELDALQAEFDLSILVVSHDISVMSDVCDRLAVMYGGKIMESGTTREVIAEPANPYTLGLKNAFPTVSGRQKRLVSIPGTPPTLREPPQQCQFIDRCPFAVEECETAHPPSYDVEEAGGGAGTGGGRPDGTADDRTHRTACYRVNELDAIRARASDEETWRALTDESR, from the coding sequence ATGACGCTGCTCGACGTACACGACCTCGACGTCCGGTACGACACGGGCGAGGGAACGGTCCACGCGGTCGACGGCGTGAGCTTCAGCGTCGATCACGGCGAGACGTTCGGCCTCGTCGGGGAGTCCGGGAGCGGGAAGACGACCCTGGGCATGGCGATCCTCCAGTTGCTCGACCGCAACGGGCGGATCGCGAGCGGCGAGGTCTGGTTCGACGCCGTCCCGCCGGCGTGGGAGGGCCCGGACGGCTCGCCGCGGCCGGAGGTCGTCGAGGACGACCGGTACCCGGTCCGCGAGGACGGGATGGTGAACCTCGCGGCGCTGTCGGACGAACTGATGCGCGACCTCCGCTGGCGCAACGTCGCGCTCGTCCCCCAGAGCGCGATGAACGCGCTCAACCCCGTCTACCGGGTCGGCGACCAGATCACCGAGGCGATCCACCGCCACGAGCCGGGGACGAGCCAGTCGGCGGCCGACGAGCGCGCGCGCGACCTGCTCGAACGCGTCGGCATCGACCCCGACCGCGCCGACGACTACGCCCACCAGTACTCCGGCGGGATGAAACAGCGCGCGGTGATCGCGATGGCGATCGCGTGCGACCCCGACCTGCTCATCGCCGACGAGCCGACGACGGGGCTCGACGTGATCGTCCAGGACCGCCTGCTCGACGAACTCGACGCGCTCCAGGCGGAGTTCGACCTCTCGATCCTCGTCGTGAGCCACGACATCAGCGTCATGTCCGACGTCTGTGACCGGCTGGCGGTGATGTACGGCGGGAAGATCATGGAGAGCGGGACGACGCGCGAGGTCATCGCCGAACCGGCGAACCCCTACACGCTCGGGCTGAAGAACGCGTTCCCGACCGTCTCGGGCCGCCAGAAACGCCTCGTCTCGATCCCGGGCACCCCGCCGACGCTCCGCGAACCGCCCCAACAGTGTCAATTTATCGACCGGTGTCCGTTCGCGGTCGAGGAGTGCGAGACGGCACACCCGCCGTCGTACGACGTGGAGGAGGCCGGGGGCGGGGCCGGGACCGGGGGCGGCCGCCCCGACGGGACGGCGGACGATCGGACGCATCGCACCGCGTGTTACCGCGTGAACGAACTCGACGCGATTCGAGCGCGAGCGAGCGACGAGGAGACATGGCGAGCACTAACCGACGAGAGCCGCTGA